A section of the Petrimonas sulfuriphila genome encodes:
- the infC gene encoding translation initiation factor IF-3 produces MRNNFRDTKDQHRINERIRVPEVRLVGDNVEQGIYPTREALRIAEEKELDLVEISPTAVPPVCRITDYQKFLYQQKKKQKEQKAKAVKIVVKEIRFGPQTDDHDYNFKLKHAKSFLEEGAKVKAYVFFKGRSILFKEQGEVLLLRFANDLEDYARVEQLPVLEGKRMIIMLTPKKQGSAKKEQPSE; encoded by the coding sequence ATGAGGAATAACTTTAGAGACACAAAAGATCAACATCGGATCAACGAACGTATCCGTGTGCCCGAAGTCCGCCTTGTAGGCGATAATGTAGAACAGGGGATATACCCCACCAGAGAAGCCTTGCGGATTGCCGAAGAGAAAGAATTGGATCTTGTGGAAATTTCGCCAACTGCCGTTCCGCCTGTTTGCCGAATAACTGATTATCAGAAATTTCTGTACCAACAAAAGAAAAAACAAAAAGAGCAAAAAGCAAAAGCGGTTAAAATCGTGGTCAAGGAGATTCGTTTCGGCCCACAGACCGATGATCACGATTACAACTTTAAACTGAAACACGCCAAAAGTTTCCTCGAAGAAGGAGCTAAAGTGAAGGCTTACGTATTTTTTAAAGGACGCTCCATTCTGTTCAAGGAGCAGGGAGAAGTGTTGCTGCTTCGTTTTGCTAACGATCTGGAGGACTATGCCCGTGTAGAACAGCTACCGGTGCTCGAAGGAAAACGCATGATAATAATGCTGACACCCAAGAAGCAGGGATC